The DNA segment TGCATCCGGGGATACCGGAGGAACTGCGGGGGACGTACGCCGGGCTCGCGCATCCGGCGGCGATCGAGCACCTGGTGAAACTGGGGGTGACGGCGGTGGAGCTGCTGCCGGTGCACCAGTTCGCGCACGAGGACCATCTGCTGCGCAAGGGCCTGCGCAACTACTGGGGCTACAACTCCATCGGCTACTTCGCCCCGCACGCCGGCTACGCCGCCTCCGGTACGACCGGGCAGCAGGTCGGCGAGTTCAAGCGGATGGTGCACGCGCTGCACACGGCCGGGATCGAGGTCATCCTCGACGTGGTCTACAACCACACGGCGGAGGCGGGCGAGCTGGGCCCGACGCTGTCGCTGAAGGGCATCGACAACCGCGGGTACTACCGGTTGCAGTCGGACGCACGCAGGTACGCCGACTACACGGGCTGCGGCAACACGCTGCACGTCGTACAGCCGCACGTACTGCGGCTCATCACCGACTCCCTGCGCTACTGGGTGACCGAGATGGGCGTGGACGGCTTCCGCTTCGACCTGGCGGCGGCGCTGGCCCGTTCCATGCACGACGTCGACATGCTCTCGCCGTTCCTCGCCGTCATCGCGCAGGATCCGGTGCTGCGGCGGGTGAAGCTGATCGCCGAGCCGTGGGACGTGGGTTCGGGCGGCTATCAGGTGGGCGCGTTCCCACCCCTGTGGACGGAGTGGAACGACCGCTACCGCAATGCCGTACGGGACTTCTGGCGGGGCGCGCTGCCGGACGTACGGGACCTGGGGTACCGCCTGTCGGGGTCGAGCGACCTGTACGCGTGGGGCGGGCGGCGGCCGTACGCCTCGGTCAACTTCGTGACCGCGCACGACGGTTTCACGCTGCGGGACATGGTGTCCTACGAGCGCAAGCACAACGAGGCGAACGGCGAGGGCAACCGGGACGGCTCGAACGACAACCGGTCCTGGAACTGCGGGGCCGAGGGCGAGACGGACGACGAGCGCGTCCGGGCGCTGCGGCGCCGGCAGTTGCGGAACCTGCTGACGACCCTGTTGCTGTCGACGGGCGTGCCGATGCTGGTCGCGGGCGACGAGCTGGGGCGGACGCAGCGGGGCAACAACAACGCCTACTGCCAGGACAACGAGATCAGCTGGCTGGACTGGGGGCTGCTGGAGGACCCGGGCTGGAAGGCCCTGTTCGACCTGACGGCCCGGGTGATCGAGCTGCGCCACCGGCATCCCGTGCTGCGCCGGCGCGCCTTCTTCTCCGGGCGGGCCCATTCGGCCGACGGCCTGCGGGACCTGGCCTGGTTCACCCTGCGCGGCACGGAGATGACGGAACGGGACTGGTACGCCCCCGCCGCCACGCTGGGCATGTACCTCTCCGGCCGGGACATCCCGGGCCGCGACGAGCGGGGGGCGCCGATCCTCGACGACAGCTTCCTGGCCGTCCTGCACGCAGGCGACCGTCCGGTGACCTTCGTCCTGCCGGGGCCGCCGTGGGCCGAGCGGTACGAGGTGGTCGTCGACACCTCACGGGAGGAGCAGGGGGAGGCGCCGGGCGTGGAGCACCGGGCGGGGGCGGCGATCACGGTGCCGGCGCGGGCGGTGCTGTTGCTGAGGGTGGATGCCTGACGGACCAGGGCCGCTCTCCCGACAGGTCCTAGCCCAGGATCCCCCGCTGGTACGCCGTGGCCACCGCCGCTGCCCGGTCCTTGACGCCCAGCTTGGCGTACAGGTGGGTGAGGTGGGTCTTCACGGTCGCCTCGCTGATGAAGAGTTCGCGGGCGATCTCGCGGTTGGACGTGCCCTTGGCGACCAGGGCCAGTACCTCGCGCTCGCGGGCGGACAGGGGCTCGTTGCCGGTAGCCCCGGGAGTACGGACAGCGGAGACGAGGCGGGTGGCGACAGCCGGGGAGAGGACGGTGCGGCCTTCGGCGGCGGCGCGTACGGCCGAGAACAGGTCGTCGCGCGGGGCGTCCTTGAGGAGGTAGCCGGTGGCGCCCGCCTCGATCGCCGGGAGGGTGTCGGTGTCCGTGTCGTACGTCGTCAGGACGAGGACCTTCGCGCGGGCGCCGCGCCGGGTCAGTTCGGCGATCGCGTCGACCCCGCCGCCGCCCGGCATGCGCAGGTCCATCAGGATCACGTCGGGGTCCAGCACGGCGGCCTTCTCTACCGCTTCCACCCCGTCGGCGGCCTCGCCGAGGACGCGGAAGCCGGGCGCGGACTCGAACATGCCGCGCAGGCCGTCCCGTACGACGGGATGGTCGTCGACGATCAGCAGGGAGATGGACGCCTCGTCACTACTCATGGCGCACCAACGGTACGCGAGCCGACACGGCGGTGCCGTGTCCCGGCTCGGACTCGACGGTGAGGGAACCGGCCATGCGTTCGGCGCGGGCGCGCATGCCGGCGAGGCCGAAGCCGCCGGCGTGGTTGCGCTCGGGCAGGGCGAGCGGGTCGAAGCCCCGGCCGTCGTCGCGGATGTCGAGGATCACCTCGTCGCCGAGGAAGGACAGGGTGACGCCCACCCGGGTCGCGCGGGCGTGCCGGGAGGTGTTGGAGAGGGCCTCCTGGGCGATCCTCAGCAGCGTCGCCGAGAGTTCGTCGTGGAGTTGTTCCGTGGTGCCGGTGACCGTGAACTGGGCGCGTACGACGGTCCGTTCG comes from the Streptomyces sp. NBC_00443 genome and includes:
- the glgX gene encoding glycogen debranching protein GlgX — its product is MSSAAEQEAVAGTVAAEEGRPAAVVNGAQRKTPAVPVWPGAPMPLGARFRVGPDGVAGTNFALWAGGAEAVELCLFDAQGKETRARLTELTHEIWHGFVPGVMPGQRYGYRVHGRWDPWTGGRWNPAKLLLDPYARAVDGDFSLPPEVYGHVRDWPQQHVADTVRDDRDSAPYVPKGVVVHDDAPEDEWMDDRRPKTPWADSVIYEVHVRGFTELHPGIPEELRGTYAGLAHPAAIEHLVKLGVTAVELLPVHQFAHEDHLLRKGLRNYWGYNSIGYFAPHAGYAASGTTGQQVGEFKRMVHALHTAGIEVILDVVYNHTAEAGELGPTLSLKGIDNRGYYRLQSDARRYADYTGCGNTLHVVQPHVLRLITDSLRYWVTEMGVDGFRFDLAAALARSMHDVDMLSPFLAVIAQDPVLRRVKLIAEPWDVGSGGYQVGAFPPLWTEWNDRYRNAVRDFWRGALPDVRDLGYRLSGSSDLYAWGGRRPYASVNFVTAHDGFTLRDMVSYERKHNEANGEGNRDGSNDNRSWNCGAEGETDDERVRALRRRQLRNLLTTLLLSTGVPMLVAGDELGRTQRGNNNAYCQDNEISWLDWGLLEDPGWKALFDLTARVIELRHRHPVLRRRAFFSGRAHSADGLRDLAWFTLRGTEMTERDWYAPAATLGMYLSGRDIPGRDERGAPILDDSFLAVLHAGDRPVTFVLPGPPWAERYEVVVDTSREEQGEAPGVEHRAGAAITVPARAVLLLRVDA
- a CDS encoding response regulator transcription factor translates to MSSDEASISLLIVDDHPVVRDGLRGMFESAPGFRVLGEAADGVEAVEKAAVLDPDVILMDLRMPGGGGVDAIAELTRRGARAKVLVLTTYDTDTDTLPAIEAGATGYLLKDAPRDDLFSAVRAAAEGRTVLSPAVATRLVSAVRTPGATGNEPLSAREREVLALVAKGTSNREIARELFISEATVKTHLTHLYAKLGVKDRAAAVATAYQRGILG